CGCGCGAACAGCTCGGCGCGGATGCGACCTTGCTGGTGTTGCCGGCCGATCATCTGATCCGCGATCTGGATGCGTTCGCTGCTGATGCGCAACGCGCGAACGCGCTCGCGCAGGATGGCTGGCTGGTGACGTTCGGCATTCGGCCGACCCATCCTGAAACCGGGTTCGGCTACATCCGCATGGGTGCGGCGATAACCGCACATGAAGGTCGCGAGATCGGCGCGTTCGTCGAAAAACCGGACCTTGAGAAAGCCGAAACTTACGTTGCCTCTGGCGAGTACGTGTGGAACTCCGGCATGTTCTGTTTCCGCGCCGATGTGTTGCTGGAAACCGCGCAGCAAACCTGTCCGGATGTTTATGCGGCCGCACAGCTTTGTTACGCCCAGCATATCGGCAGTGCGAGTCCGGTCGAATTTGCGCGCGATGCGTTTCTTGCGCAGCCCGATATTTCGATCGACTACGCGATCATGGAGCGCGCCGCGAAGCGCGCCGTGGTGCCGGCGCAATTCGATTGGAGTGATATCGGCTCGTGGAAAGCGATGAGCGACATCGCGCCGGAAAGCGAAACCGACGATGCCGGCAATCGTATCCGCGGCAGCGCGATCGTGATCGAAAGCGAGAACTGCTACATCCAGGGTGAAAAACGTCTGGTCGCCGCGGTCGGTGTGAAAAATCTCGTGATCATCGATACCGGCGATGCGGTGCTCGTGGCGGATCGCGAACGCGCGCAGCAAGTAAAGCTCGTGGTCGAGCAACTGCGTGCCAGCGGTCACGATGCGGCCAAACACCATCAGACCGTGCATCGGCCATGGGGCAGCTACACCGTGCTCGAAGATGCGCCGGACTGCAAGGTCAAACGGCTCGTGGTGAAACCGGGGCAGGTGCTTTCCCTGCAACTGCACCATCGTCGCAGCGAGCATTGGACTGTGGTCAGCGGCGTCGCCAAAGTGAGAGTCGGCGAAGAGGAATTTCTACTCGAACGCAACGAATCCACTTACATCCCGATGAACACGATTCATCGTCTGGAAAACCCCACCGATACCGATATCGCCCTGATCGAAGTGCAGTGCGGCGACTATTTCGGTGAGGACGACATCGTCCGGCTCGAAGATCGTTACGGGCGCGTCGCGGGATGAGAGTTATGCCCATAGCTGAGCGGCGCGTGTCGCTGGCTGCATCCACCCATGCTGATACTTGCGTATCTGTGGCTGAAATTCTGGTTCATTTATGAGGCGCTCGTAAAACTTCGTCCAACGCCGATACGTTGATCCAGCGTTTTGTGCTGTATCTTTACAACTTGTAAAGCTTTTGTAAAAAAGATGACGTTTTGCGGCTTTTGCTGCCGCTCTGTGGTAAGCGCGGCAGAAACGTGAGCATCAATTTTCGCCGATTTTTTATGTCGAGTGCGCTTCAGCTGTGCGAAATTCCAACGGTTTCGCCCCGATGGGATGCTTGTTGTTGCAATTGGTTACACATGTTTGATTGTGTTTTCGATGATAGCCGAGCACCATTGCGCACTTCCGGCATGTTTTTGGCTAAATGTGATTCATGTCGCGGTTTTTCGTCATCAAGACTGCTAGCAAATCGATGGCGCGGAAATTGCTAGCAACGGTAAGAGAGCACACAGGGGTGTGCGTATCAGGCGCAATACAAGCTCACTGAAACAAGCAAGTCGCAACAAATTTTACGAGTGCCATTTCGTGTGGTCGCTTCAGTGAGTTTGTGCGCGATTTTGTCGTTTTCAAAATTCTTTACCGATCTTTACCGAGTTCTGTGCTGGATTCGACGAAATTCTTGAAAATGCCGCTGCCCCGACCGGGCGTGACTAACAAAATCCGCAAACCGAGATATCTATGAAAACTCTGCGACAGGCCCTGATCAACGTATTGCGGCACGCACGACTCCGCGTGAACGATATTTTGCGGAGCGGGGTAATCATAGTGGCGCTCTCGGCGCTGGCGATTCCGGCCGAGGCCTGGGCGCAGGTTTGCGCCAATCCCGGCAGTAGTGGCGCCGCGACGCCAAGCGGCATCGTCAACGTCTACTTTCAAGGGACTACCAATCTCGCCGCAGGCGCTACAACGCTGACCCTCGGCGCGCGCAATGCGACTGGGGCGACCAACAACATCGTGGTGGGCGATTTGTTGCTGATCATCCAGATGCAGGATGGCGTGATCAACTCCACCAACACCGGCAACTACGGCGACGGCAGCAGTGGTGCAGGTACGACCAGCGTCGGCAGCGCCGGCCTGCATGAATTCGTGAAGGTTCTAACGACCACTGGCACTGGGGCCGGTGCAGCAATTACTTTTTCGCCAGCGTTGACCAACAACTATATTCAAGCTGCTGCAAGCGCCACCAATGGCCAACAGCGTTATCAGGTAATTCGGGTTCCGCAATACACCACGGCGACCGTCGCTGGCGTTACCGCACCGGCTTGGGCAATCGATGGCGCAGCAACGGGTGAAACCGGTGGCGTGGCCGTAGTCGATGTAACCGGCACGCTGACTTTGGGTAGTGGCACGGTGGAAGGTCAAACCGGCCGTGCTTTTTTCCTCGCGGGCAAGGGTTTTCGTGGCGGGGCCGGCATCCAGAGCACGGCTAATAGTCCTAATACCGATTGGGCCTCTCCGGCCACGGGTGCACAAGGTGGCAAGGGTGAGGGTATCGCCGGCACGCCGCGCTTTCTCATCAACAAAACCAATCTATGGGGTTTTCAAACGACTAATAACGGCACTGCTGCTACGCAGGCTGCGCTGACTCAGCTCGACTATGGCGTCGAGGGTTATCCCGGCGGTTCACACGCTCGTGGCGCACCCGGCAATGCTGGTGGCGGCGGTACCGATGGTGGCACGACAGACAACTCCGAGAACGCTGGCGGTGGCGGCGGTGGCGGTTATGGCGATGGCGGATACGGTGGTCGTCCGTGGA
The sequence above is drawn from the Pseudolysobacter antarcticus genome and encodes:
- a CDS encoding mannose-1-phosphate guanylyltransferase/mannose-6-phosphate isomerase — its product is MLIPVILSGGAGTRLWPVSRSAYPKPFMQMGDGQSLLYKTLDRALKITGAGGSVLTVTGRDYYFLTRDEYATHPQAQVDKLPFLLEPVGRNTAPAIVLAAMYAREQLGADATLLVLPADHLIRDLDAFAADAQRANALAQDGWLVTFGIRPTHPETGFGYIRMGAAITAHEGREIGAFVEKPDLEKAETYVASGEYVWNSGMFCFRADVLLETAQQTCPDVYAAAQLCYAQHIGSASPVEFARDAFLAQPDISIDYAIMERAAKRAVVPAQFDWSDIGSWKAMSDIAPESETDDAGNRIRGSAIVIESENCYIQGEKRLVAAVGVKNLVIIDTGDAVLVADRERAQQVKLVVEQLRASGHDAAKHHQTVHRPWGSYTVLEDAPDCKVKRLVVKPGQVLSLQLHHRRSEHWTVVSGVAKVRVGEEEFLLERNESTYIPMNTIHRLENPTDTDIALIEVQCGDYFGEDDIVRLEDRYGRVAG